Proteins found in one Etheostoma spectabile isolate EspeVRDwgs_2016 chromosome 14, UIUC_Espe_1.0, whole genome shotgun sequence genomic segment:
- the LOC116701481 gene encoding heterogeneous nuclear ribonucleoprotein R isoform X2, whose translation MAAAEVNGSSAPAKEEEEPMDVTTTHTENYQTLIDAGLPQKVAESLDNIFQTGLVAYVDLDERAIDALREFNEEGALTVLQQFKESDLSHVQNKSAFLCGVMKTYRQREKQGSKVQESTKGPDEVKIKALLERTGYTLDVTTGQRKYGGPPPEDVFKGIQPGIGTEVFVGKIPRDLYEDELVPLFESAGDIWDLRLMMDPLSGQNRGYAFITYCNKDDAQKAVKLCDNHEIRPGKYLGVCISVANNRLFVGSIPKNKTRESILEDFGKVTEGLQEVILYHQPDDKKKNRGFCFLEYEDHKSAAQARRRLMSGKVKVWGNPVTVEWADPVAEPDPEVMAKVKVLFVRKLATAVTEELLEKTFSQFGKLERVKKLKDYAFVHFEERDAAVKAMDEMNGKELGGEEIEIVLAKPPDKKRKERQAARQTTRNTGYDDYYYYPPPRMPPPGRGRGRGGRGGYAYPPDYYGYDDYYDDYYGYDYHDYRGGYEDPYYGYEDVYSMRGRGTRPSRGGPPPPRARGAPLTRGRGGYAQRGPPLGGPRGGRGGRGAPFQPQRGRGPRGARGNRGGNVGGKRKADVFNQPDSKRRQTNNQQNWGSQPIAQQPLQQGADYSGGETLRAAPLE comes from the exons ATGGCGGCCGCTGAGGTAAACGGTAGCTCTGCCCCGgctaaggaggaagaagagcccATGGATgtgacaacaacacacacagaaaactatCAGACACTTATTGACGCTGGGCTGCCCCAGAAAGTGGCTGAAAGTCTAGATAACATCTTCCAAACGG GCTTGGTGGCCTATGTTGATCTAGATGAAAGGGCCATTGATGCACTTCGTGAGTTCAATGAGGAGGGAGCACTTACTGTGCTCCAGCAATTCAAAGAGAGTGACCTGTCCCACGTACAG aaTAAAAGTGCTTTCCTCTGTGGAGTCATGAAGActtacagacagagagaaaaacaaggaaGTAAAGTACAAGAGTCCACAAAGGGCCCAGATGAGGTGAAAATAAAG gctCTGTTGGAGCGGACAGGGTACACCCTGGATGTCACCACAGGGCAGAGAAAATATGGCGGTCCCCCACCTGAGGATGTGTTCAAAGGAATACAACCAGGGATTGGAACTGAG GTGTTTGTTGGAAAAATCCCAAGGGATTTGTATGAAGATGAGCTGGTGCCGCTCTTTGAGTCTGCTGGGGACATCTGGGACCTCCGGCTAATGATGGACCCTCTCTCTGGTCAGAATAGGGGTTACGCCTTCATCACATACTGCAATAAGGATGATGCACAAAAGGCTGTAAAGCTT TGTGATAACCATGAAATCCGCCCTGGCAAGTACTTGGGAGTGTGTATATCTGTTGCAAACAATCGCCTGTTTGTCGGATCAATTCCAAAGAACAAGACAAGGGAAAGTATATTGGAAGACTTTGGCAAAGTTACAG AGGGTCTCCAAGAGGTTATATTGTACCACCAGCCCGATGACAAGAAGAAGAACCGTGGCTTCTGTTTCCTGGAGTACGAGGATCACAAGTCTGCAGCACAGGCTCGCCGCCGCCTAATGAGTGGCAAGGTCAAAGTGTGGGGGAACCCAGTCACTGTAGAGTGGGCTGACCCAGTTGCTGAGCCAGACCCGGAGGTCATGGCTAAG GTCAAGGTGCTTTTTGTGAGAAAGCTGGCCACAGCAGTGACGGAAGAGCTCCTTGAAAAAACCTTCTCTCAGTTTGGAAAGCTCGAGCGAGTTAAGAAATTAAAAGACTATGCTTTTGTCCATTTTGAAGAAAGGGATGCTGCCGTAAAG GCAATGGATGAGATGAACGGGAAGGAGCTAGGAGGAGAGGAAATTGAGATAGTCCTGGCAAAGCCCCCAGACAAGAAGAGGAAAGAGCGCCAAGCAGCTCGGCAGACCACCAGGAATACAGG GTATgatgactactactactacccaCCTCCACGCATGCCACCACCAGGCAGAGGCAGGGGGCGTGGTGGCCGAGGGGGCTATGCCTATCCACCAGATTACTATGGATATGATGACTACTATGATGACTACTATGGTTACGACTATCATGACTACCGTGGTGGCTATGAAGACCCTTACTACGGCTATGAAGATGTGTACAGCATGAGGGGCCGTGGTACTCGTCCTAGCAGAGGGGGGCCTCCTCCACCTAGAGCTCGTGGAGCACCTCTGACACGAGGCCGGGGGGGCTATGCCCAAAGAGGGCCGCCCCTTGGTGGTCCAAGGGGTGGCCGAGGAGGGCGGGGAGCCCCTTTCCAGCCTCAGAGGGGTCGCGGTCCTCGCGGGGCCAGGGGCAATCGTGGTGGTAACGTCGGTGGAAAGAGGAAGGCAGACGTGTTTAACCAGCCTGACTCCAAGCGCCGCCAGACCAACAACCAACAGAACTGGGGGTCCCAGCCCATCGCCCAGCAGCCTCTGCAGCAAGGGGCCGACTATTCCG GTGGAGAAACATTGAGAGCGGCACCACTAGAATGA
- the LOC116701481 gene encoding heterogeneous nuclear ribonucleoprotein R isoform X1 — translation MAAAEVNGSSAPAKEEEEPMDVTTTHTENYQTLIDAGLPQKVAESLDNIFQTGLVAYVDLDERAIDALREFNEEGALTVLQQFKESDLSHVQNKSAFLCGVMKTYRQREKQGSKVQESTKGPDEVKIKALLERTGYTLDVTTGQRKYGGPPPEDVFKGIQPGIGTEVFVGKIPRDLYEDELVPLFESAGDIWDLRLMMDPLSGQNRGYAFITYCNKDDAQKAVKLCDNHEIRPGKYLGVCISVANNRLFVGSIPKNKTRESILEDFGKVTEGLQEVILYHQPDDKKKNRGFCFLEYEDHKSAAQARRRLMSGKVKVWGNPVTVEWADPVAEPDPEVMAKVKVLFVRKLATAVTEELLEKTFSQFGKLERVKKLKDYAFVHFEERDAAVKAMDEMNGKELGGEEIEIVLAKPPDKKRKERQAARQTTRNTGYDDYYYYPPPRMPPPGRGRGRGGRGGYAYPPDYYGYDDYYDDYYGYDYHDYRGGYEDPYYGYEDVYSMRGRGTRPSRGGPPPPRARGAPLTRGRGGYAQRGPPLGGPRGGRGGRGAPFQPQRGRGPRGARGNRGGNVGGKRKADVFNQPDSKRRQTNNQQNWGSQPIAQQPLQQGADYSGNYGYSNDTMEFSQDSYGQQWK, via the exons ATGGCGGCCGCTGAGGTAAACGGTAGCTCTGCCCCGgctaaggaggaagaagagcccATGGATgtgacaacaacacacacagaaaactatCAGACACTTATTGACGCTGGGCTGCCCCAGAAAGTGGCTGAAAGTCTAGATAACATCTTCCAAACGG GCTTGGTGGCCTATGTTGATCTAGATGAAAGGGCCATTGATGCACTTCGTGAGTTCAATGAGGAGGGAGCACTTACTGTGCTCCAGCAATTCAAAGAGAGTGACCTGTCCCACGTACAG aaTAAAAGTGCTTTCCTCTGTGGAGTCATGAAGActtacagacagagagaaaaacaaggaaGTAAAGTACAAGAGTCCACAAAGGGCCCAGATGAGGTGAAAATAAAG gctCTGTTGGAGCGGACAGGGTACACCCTGGATGTCACCACAGGGCAGAGAAAATATGGCGGTCCCCCACCTGAGGATGTGTTCAAAGGAATACAACCAGGGATTGGAACTGAG GTGTTTGTTGGAAAAATCCCAAGGGATTTGTATGAAGATGAGCTGGTGCCGCTCTTTGAGTCTGCTGGGGACATCTGGGACCTCCGGCTAATGATGGACCCTCTCTCTGGTCAGAATAGGGGTTACGCCTTCATCACATACTGCAATAAGGATGATGCACAAAAGGCTGTAAAGCTT TGTGATAACCATGAAATCCGCCCTGGCAAGTACTTGGGAGTGTGTATATCTGTTGCAAACAATCGCCTGTTTGTCGGATCAATTCCAAAGAACAAGACAAGGGAAAGTATATTGGAAGACTTTGGCAAAGTTACAG AGGGTCTCCAAGAGGTTATATTGTACCACCAGCCCGATGACAAGAAGAAGAACCGTGGCTTCTGTTTCCTGGAGTACGAGGATCACAAGTCTGCAGCACAGGCTCGCCGCCGCCTAATGAGTGGCAAGGTCAAAGTGTGGGGGAACCCAGTCACTGTAGAGTGGGCTGACCCAGTTGCTGAGCCAGACCCGGAGGTCATGGCTAAG GTCAAGGTGCTTTTTGTGAGAAAGCTGGCCACAGCAGTGACGGAAGAGCTCCTTGAAAAAACCTTCTCTCAGTTTGGAAAGCTCGAGCGAGTTAAGAAATTAAAAGACTATGCTTTTGTCCATTTTGAAGAAAGGGATGCTGCCGTAAAG GCAATGGATGAGATGAACGGGAAGGAGCTAGGAGGAGAGGAAATTGAGATAGTCCTGGCAAAGCCCCCAGACAAGAAGAGGAAAGAGCGCCAAGCAGCTCGGCAGACCACCAGGAATACAGG GTATgatgactactactactacccaCCTCCACGCATGCCACCACCAGGCAGAGGCAGGGGGCGTGGTGGCCGAGGGGGCTATGCCTATCCACCAGATTACTATGGATATGATGACTACTATGATGACTACTATGGTTACGACTATCATGACTACCGTGGTGGCTATGAAGACCCTTACTACGGCTATGAAGATGTGTACAGCATGAGGGGCCGTGGTACTCGTCCTAGCAGAGGGGGGCCTCCTCCACCTAGAGCTCGTGGAGCACCTCTGACACGAGGCCGGGGGGGCTATGCCCAAAGAGGGCCGCCCCTTGGTGGTCCAAGGGGTGGCCGAGGAGGGCGGGGAGCCCCTTTCCAGCCTCAGAGGGGTCGCGGTCCTCGCGGGGCCAGGGGCAATCGTGGTGGTAACGTCGGTGGAAAGAGGAAGGCAGACGTGTTTAACCAGCCTGACTCCAAGCGCCGCCAGACCAACAACCAACAGAACTGGGGGTCCCAGCCCATCGCCCAGCAGCCTCTGCAGCAAGGGGCCGACTATTCCGGTAACTATGGTTACAGTAATGACACCATGGAGTTTTCACAGGATTCTTATGGGCAGCAGTGGAAGTAG
- the atp5if1a gene encoding ATPase inhibitor A, mitochondrial, producing MSRILLIANLRRCFASQIRMASDQLGELGKGAGKGGGGGGSVREAGGAFGKRGAAEEERYFRQKEKEQMEALRKHHTEEIDHHKKEIERLQKEIDRHKGKIRKLTHDD from the exons ATGTCAAGAATTCTTCTAATAGCAAACCTAAGGAGATGCTTCGCCTCTCAGATTAGAATGGCCTCGGATCAG CTTGGTGAGCTGGGAAAGGGAGCAGGCaaaggtggaggtggaggaggctCTGTGAGGGAGGCAGGGGGTGCATTTGGAAAGCGAGGAGCGGCCGAGGAGGAACGGTACTTCAG gcagaaagagaaggagCAGATGGAGGCGCTGAGGAAGCATCACACAGAGGAGATTGATCACCACAAGAAAGAGATTGAGCGCCTACAGAAGGAGATTGACCGCCACAAGGGAAAAATCAGAAAGCTGACACACGATGACTGA